The following are from one region of the Flavobacteriaceae bacterium UJ101 genome:
- the bdh gene encoding 3-hydroxybutyrate dehydrogenase (Belongs to the short-chain dehydrogenases/reductases (SDR) family.; KEGG: atu:Atu2308 3-hydroxybutyrate dehydrogenase), producing the protein MKKTIIITGSTDGIGKLAAIQLAKEGHEIYLHGRNQTKLATVIEEVKNASNNANIKGFVADFSDLNAVKQMAEQILKEISKIDILINNAGIFKSPSPLTKDKLDIRFAVNYFAPYILTTHLLPLLNKSTEPRVINLSSAAQAPVSSEALSGTTPLASVNEAYAQSKLALTMWSFNLAKQQPHLTVITVNPGSLLNTRMANEAYGTHWSSADKGSNILYNLALSEEYKGITGKYFDNDKGDIQGSFGPAHSDAYNEILIEKLLQTTTDVLKRMNLT; encoded by the coding sequence ATGAAAAAAACGATTATTATAACAGGAAGTACAGACGGAATAGGAAAATTAGCAGCAATACAATTGGCTAAAGAAGGACATGAAATTTACCTTCATGGTAGAAATCAAACTAAATTAGCTACCGTCATTGAAGAAGTAAAAAATGCTTCAAATAATGCTAACATTAAAGGTTTTGTTGCAGATTTTTCTGATTTAAATGCTGTCAAACAAATGGCAGAACAAATTCTTAAAGAAATCTCAAAAATTGATATTTTAATTAATAATGCTGGAATTTTTAAGAGTCCTTCTCCTCTTACAAAAGATAAATTAGACATTCGATTTGCCGTAAACTATTTTGCTCCTTACATCTTAACCACACATTTATTACCTTTACTAAACAAATCAACAGAACCTCGTGTAATTAATTTAAGTTCAGCAGCACAAGCTCCAGTTTCTTCTGAGGCATTATCAGGAACAACACCATTAGCTTCTGTAAATGAGGCTTATGCTCAAAGTAAATTAGCTTTAACTATGTGGAGTTTTAATTTGGCAAAACAACAACCTCATCTAACTGTTATTACTGTAAACCCTGGGTCATTACTCAATACACGTATGGCAAATGAAGCTTATGGAACCCACTGGTCTTCAGCAGACAAAGGATCTAACATTTTATATAACTTAGCGTTATCGGAAGAATATAAAGGTATTACTGGAAAATATTTTGATAATGATAAAGGAGACATTCAAGGCTCTTTTGGCCCAGCCCATTCTGATGCTTATAACGAAATCTTAATTGAAAAGTTACTCCAAACCACAACAGATGTTTTAAAGCGTATGAATTTAACGTAA
- a CDS encoding alkanal monooxygenase beta chain (Light-emitting reaction in luminous bacteria. The specific role of the beta subunit is unknown, but it is absolutely required for bioluminescence activity. Belongs to the bacterial luciferase oxidoreductase family.; KEGG: rha:RHA1_ro11046 UJ101; Acting on paired donors, with incorporation or reduction of molecular oxygen. The oxygen incorporated need not be derived from O(2)) yields the protein MYFPRSYEEENAFFLRMKKEFESINKGYNHVFQYDQLSIGVVIPIENYAQHAVPTMTNHVKKVQQIEELDFKSLWIRDIPFNVPSFGDAGQLFDPFTYLGYLAGQTTHIALGISSIALPLHHPVHVAKAAASIDQLSNGRLILGVASGDRHDEYPAMGIEYEKRGELFREAFHYIRKTQESFPTLESTHYGHLKGQIDVLPKAVNHKIPLLMTGYSQQSLEWNVENTDGWMSYPKSLPQQHYTINQWRELIKNTQAYNKPFMQPLYIDLQKEDDFKPQPIHLGFRIGTHYLTEYLNHLQEIGVNHVALNLRFNSMDMDSTLETLAHKVIPHFHINKKEHIVS from the coding sequence ATGTATTTTCCTCGTTCATATGAGGAGGAAAATGCATTCTTCTTGAGAATGAAAAAAGAATTTGAATCAATAAATAAAGGTTATAATCATGTATTTCAATATGATCAATTGAGTATTGGAGTAGTTATCCCTATTGAAAATTATGCTCAACATGCTGTTCCTACCATGACAAACCATGTAAAAAAAGTACAGCAAATTGAAGAATTGGATTTCAAATCTCTTTGGATACGTGATATTCCTTTTAATGTTCCTAGTTTTGGTGATGCAGGTCAGCTATTTGATCCTTTTACATACCTCGGTTATTTAGCAGGTCAAACAACCCATATCGCATTAGGAATATCCAGTATAGCGTTACCTCTACATCATCCAGTACATGTTGCAAAAGCAGCAGCTAGCATTGATCAATTATCAAATGGAAGATTAATTTTAGGAGTGGCATCGGGTGATCGACATGATGAATATCCTGCCATGGGTATTGAGTATGAAAAACGAGGAGAACTTTTCCGTGAAGCTTTTCATTACATACGTAAGACTCAAGAGAGCTTCCCTACTTTAGAAAGTACTCATTACGGTCATCTAAAAGGTCAAATTGATGTACTACCTAAAGCAGTTAATCATAAAATCCCTTTATTAATGACGGGCTATAGCCAACAATCATTAGAGTGGAATGTTGAAAATACAGATGGATGGATGTCATATCCCAAAAGTTTACCTCAACAACACTATACGATCAATCAATGGCGTGAATTAATTAAAAATACACAAGCCTATAACAAACCTTTTATGCAACCTTTGTATATTGATCTACAAAAAGAAGACGATTTTAAGCCTCAACCTATACATTTGGGTTTTAGAATTGGGACACATTATTTGACAGAATATTTAAATCATTTACAAGAAATAGGAGTAAATCATGTTGCATTGAACTTACGTTTTAATTCTATGGATATGGATAGCACCTTAGAAACGCTGGCTCATAAAGTGATCCCTCATTTTCACATCAACAAAAAAGAACACATTGTATCATGA
- a CDS encoding msm operon regulatory protein (Regulatory protein for the msm operon for multiple sugar metabolism. Activates the transcription of the msmEFGK, aga, dexB and gftA genes. Contains 1 HTH araC/xylS-type DNA-binding domain.), producing the protein MQVLEVYKPFEIQELELTEWKQRPVKNNFFELVFIKEGEGMQCINYNEYLYKEGSIFLLPPLKCHSFDIKKLTKFVFLKFSDSFFKNVNRVSIDRNEWFKEASYILSNYNQLPGDIIKEDLDRTHLNSLLSMILQESKNHETESIVLIKSLMTSVLEILIRNIKKSNFYEVAQNNTDDRITKMLIYINENLHEPNCLKVERLAETFSMSSNYVSEYFRKQVKIPLKEYIIKAKLKQVEIRLLNSDYTLTEIADDLGFTDVSHLSKTFKRYVGVSIRDFKNEGEYVLLKRASCG; encoded by the coding sequence ATGCAAGTTTTAGAAGTATATAAACCTTTTGAAATACAAGAATTAGAACTAACAGAATGGAAACAACGTCCCGTTAAAAATAATTTTTTTGAATTGGTTTTTATAAAAGAAGGGGAAGGAATGCAGTGTATTAATTATAATGAATACTTGTATAAAGAGGGTAGTATATTTTTACTTCCACCTCTAAAATGCCATTCTTTTGATATTAAGAAACTGACAAAATTTGTTTTTTTAAAATTTTCTGATTCATTTTTTAAAAATGTGAACCGTGTTTCAATTGATCGAAATGAATGGTTCAAAGAAGCTTCTTATATATTGTCTAATTACAACCAATTACCAGGAGATATTATTAAAGAAGATTTGGATAGAACACATTTAAATAGTTTGCTTTCTATGATATTGCAGGAATCAAAAAATCATGAGACTGAATCGATTGTGTTAATTAAAAGTTTGATGACTAGTGTTTTAGAAATTCTTATTCGAAATATTAAAAAAAGTAATTTTTATGAAGTAGCTCAAAACAATACAGATGATAGAATTACGAAAATGTTGATTTATATAAATGAAAATCTTCATGAACCCAATTGTTTAAAAGTAGAACGATTGGCTGAGACTTTTTCTATGTCATCTAATTATGTGAGTGAATATTTTAGAAAACAGGTAAAAATACCGTTAAAAGAATATATTATTAAAGCAAAACTTAAACAAGTTGAAATTCGTCTTTTAAATTCAGATTATACTTTAACTGAAATTGCAGATGATTTAGGTTTTACTGATGTAAGCCATCTTTCTAAAACATTTAAACGATATGTGGGTGTATCAATACGGGATTTTAAAAATGAAGGAGAATATGTCCTTTTAAAAAGAGCTTCTTGTGGATAA
- a CDS encoding putative HTH-type transcriptional regulator YtdP (Contains 1 HTH araC/xylS-type DNA-binding domain.): protein MPRTIINDIVIQHYKNSAFFEFCEYTNIRFFEIIHFKKGTGTIKINNKSLSYEPNSLFVMVPNDIYTIEVNSSTTLTTIKFLKNFFNRHHAKVTLNTHNWLKQVSNILNNDNQELKKLKFQTESDKESFISLINIVQTEYENKKANNLIIINHSLSILLHIITRNIRNSLVDSPPKTTQSSKIQDIIDYIHTHIYEPELLLNKKLATEFNIAENYFGQYFKKQMGISVKKYILNYKLKLVEARLKYTDMQLSEIALELGFTDASHLNKTFYTYNGVSIKDYKLKTL from the coding sequence ATGCCAAGAACTATTATTAACGATATTGTGATTCAACATTACAAAAACTCAGCTTTTTTTGAGTTTTGTGAATACACGAATATTCGTTTTTTTGAAATTATACATTTTAAAAAAGGTACTGGTACTATAAAAATTAATAATAAAAGTCTTTCATATGAACCCAATAGTCTTTTTGTTATGGTACCAAATGATATCTATACCATTGAAGTAAATAGTTCAACTACACTGACAACAATTAAATTTTTAAAAAATTTTTTTAATCGTCACCATGCAAAAGTTACCCTCAATACTCACAATTGGTTAAAACAAGTTTCAAACATTTTAAATAATGATAATCAGGAACTTAAAAAATTAAAGTTTCAAACAGAGTCTGACAAAGAAAGTTTCATTTCGTTAATTAATATTGTTCAAACGGAGTATGAAAATAAAAAAGCAAATAATCTCATTATCATAAATCACTCGTTATCAATATTATTACATATTATTACACGAAATATACGAAACTCTCTAGTCGATTCACCTCCTAAAACAACACAGAGTTCAAAAATTCAGGATATTATCGATTATATACACACTCATATTTACGAGCCTGAACTTCTTTTAAATAAAAAATTAGCAACCGAATTTAATATAGCTGAAAATTATTTTGGGCAATATTTTAAAAAACAAATGGGTATAAGCGTTAAAAAGTATATTCTAAATTACAAACTAAAACTAGTGGAGGCTCGTTTAAAATATACGGATATGCAACTTTCTGAAATTGCTTTAGAATTAGGTTTTACAGACGCAAGTCATTTAAACAAAACCTTTTATACTTATAATGGTGTCTCTATAAAAGATTATAAACTAAAGACATTATAA
- the folC gene encoding dihydrofolate synthase (Catalyzes the addition of meso-diaminopimelic acid to the nucleotide precursor UDP-N-acetylmuramoyl-L-alanyl-D-glutamate (UMAG) in the biosynthesis of bacterial cell-wall peptidoglycan; Belongs to the MurCDEF family. MurE subfamily.; KEGG: bfr:BF2974 dihydrofolate synthase / folylpolyglutamate synthase) — protein MTYEEILDWMFAQLPMYQRKGQSAFKKDLTNSILLAEYLENPQHSFKAIHVGGTNGKGSTSHMLASVLQEAGYKVGLYTSPHLKDFRERIKVNGKVVSKDFVINFIKEHQSFFEKNQLSFFEMTVGMAFQYFKEQQVDVAIIEVGLGGRLDSTNIIQPIVSVITNISLDHVQMLGNSINSIAFEKAGIIKKNTPIIIGEKTDETETVFIQKAEKENAPIIFAEDLIPKHNFTSDLKGIYQQKNIRTALVTLDELSKTFQITSENVKNGLQNVIKNTSLLGRWQTLGENPKIICDTGHNVAGIQEIVKQLNSIKKRKLHLVLGFVNDKEIDEILKEFPNDAYYYFGEPNIPRKMLLEDLKKQVDKPNTRYFSKISDAFLEAKNNATKEDVIFVGGSTFVVAEIL, from the coding sequence ATGACCTACGAAGAAATATTAGATTGGATGTTTGCACAGTTACCTATGTATCAACGTAAAGGACAAAGTGCATTTAAAAAAGATTTAACTAATAGCATTCTATTAGCAGAATATTTGGAAAATCCTCAACACAGCTTTAAAGCAATTCATGTTGGAGGAACAAATGGAAAAGGATCAACCTCTCATATGCTGGCATCTGTATTACAAGAAGCAGGTTATAAAGTAGGGTTGTATACTTCTCCTCATTTAAAAGATTTCCGTGAGCGAATTAAAGTAAATGGGAAAGTTGTTTCAAAAGATTTTGTTATAAATTTTATAAAAGAGCATCAATCTTTTTTTGAAAAAAATCAACTGTCATTTTTTGAAATGACAGTTGGAATGGCTTTTCAGTATTTTAAAGAACAACAAGTAGATGTTGCTATTATAGAAGTAGGATTAGGAGGACGTTTAGATTCAACCAATATTATACAACCGATTGTAAGTGTGATTACCAATATTAGTTTAGATCACGTACAAATGTTAGGAAATTCAATAAATTCGATAGCTTTTGAAAAAGCAGGAATTATAAAGAAAAATACCCCTATAATTATTGGTGAAAAAACAGACGAAACAGAAACCGTTTTCATTCAAAAAGCAGAAAAGGAGAATGCCCCTATTATTTTTGCAGAAGATTTAATTCCTAAACATAATTTCACATCTGATTTAAAAGGAATTTACCAACAAAAAAATATTAGAACGGCTTTAGTCACATTAGATGAATTATCAAAAACCTTCCAGATAACAAGTGAAAATGTCAAAAATGGGCTACAAAATGTAATAAAAAACACCTCGCTATTAGGAAGATGGCAAACGTTGGGTGAAAACCCCAAAATTATTTGCGATACAGGTCATAATGTAGCAGGAATACAAGAAATTGTCAAACAATTAAATTCAATAAAAAAAAGGAAGTTACATTTAGTTTTAGGATTTGTAAATGATAAAGAAATTGATGAAATATTAAAGGAATTTCCAAATGATGCTTATTATTATTTTGGGGAACCTAATATTCCTAGGAAAATGCTACTTGAAGATCTAAAAAAACAAGTAGACAAACCTAATACACGTTATTTTTCAAAAATTTCAGACGCTTTTTTAGAAGCAAAAAATAATGCTACTAAAGAAGATGTGATTTTTGTAGGAGGAAGTACCTTTGTAGTTGCTGAAATTTTATAA
- a CDS encoding perilipin-4 (May play a role in triacylglycerol packaging into adipocytes. May function as a coat protein involved in the biogenesis of lipid droplets (By similarity); Belongs to the perilipin family.): MKLSVKLLGLLVVSAVAFTSCKKTAEGAAADAANAVETVGDAATDAVDATKDALKETVNAAQTKVDELTTKLASATEEQKAAIQAELDAAKSELEKAKNSVVEAGNDAVDGVTDAANGAVDAGKDAVNSTVDGVTDAANGAVDAGKDAVNSTVDGVKDAANGAVDAGKDAVNNTVDAGNKAVEDAKAAGQEKVDAAKKDAGNKIDAAADDAKKKLGL, translated from the coding sequence ATGAAATTAAGTGTAAAATTATTAGGATTATTAGTTGTATCTGCGGTAGCATTTACATCTTGTAAGAAAACTGCTGAAGGAGCTGCTGCAGATGCTGCAAATGCTGTTGAAACAGTAGGTGATGCTGCAACAGATGCTGTTGATGCTACAAAAGATGCATTAAAAGAAACAGTAAACGCTGCACAAACTAAAGTAGATGAATTAACTACAAAGTTAGCAAGTGCTACGGAAGAGCAAAAAGCGGCTATTCAAGCTGAATTAGATGCTGCAAAATCTGAATTAGAAAAAGCAAAAAACTCAGTTGTAGAAGCAGGAAATGACGCTGTTGACGGTGTTACAGATGCTGCAAACGGAGCTGTTGATGCAGGGAAAGACGCTGTAAATAGTACAGTTGACGGTGTTACAGATGCTGCAAACGGAGCTGTTGATGCTGGAAAAGATGCTGTAAATAGTACAGTTGATGGTGTTAAGGACGCTGCAAACGGAGCTGTTGATGCTGGAAAAGATGCTGTAAACAATACAGTTGATGCAGGAAATAAAGCTGTTGAAGATGCAAAAGCTGCTGGACAAGAGAAAGTAGATGCTGCTAAAAAAGATGCAGGAAATAAAATTGACGCTGCTGCAGACGATGCTAAAAAGAAATTAGGATTATAA
- a CDS encoding putative transporter YdfC (Belongs to the EamA transporter family; Contains 2 EamA domains.) → MKEYLKWIILIVLTLTWGSSFFLIKKGLVAFSPYQVGALRIVMAAISLLIIGGKQLPKIPTHSYKWVFLAGLLGSFFPLFLFPLAEEEVDSGIAGVLNALVPLFTLILGVIFFKNKSSKRQFLGVFLGLIGTILLIFLPTLFNDQASFLGKEVSIPHALLIVLATFMYAINALVIKHKLSHINPITLTTGLFSSIAILGLIVLIYTGFFSTFDFSPKQVTSLGYISILAIAGTAIAMLLFNKLMQHSSAVFVSSVTYLMPIVALLWGILDGEQITLFHIGCFGIIIIGVLMINRSK, encoded by the coding sequence ATGAAAGAATATCTAAAATGGATTATTCTTATTGTTTTAACATTAACTTGGGGAAGTTCTTTCTTTTTAATAAAAAAGGGATTAGTTGCCTTTTCTCCTTATCAAGTTGGTGCTTTGCGAATTGTAATGGCTGCCATTTCCTTATTAATAATTGGAGGAAAACAATTACCTAAAATTCCAACTCATTCTTATAAATGGGTCTTTTTAGCAGGTTTACTAGGAAGTTTCTTTCCTCTTTTTTTATTTCCTTTAGCAGAAGAAGAAGTTGACAGTGGAATTGCGGGGGTACTCAATGCGTTAGTCCCTTTATTTACATTAATTCTAGGTGTTATCTTTTTTAAAAACAAAAGTTCAAAACGACAATTTCTAGGTGTTTTTTTAGGTTTAATTGGTACAATATTATTAATCTTCTTACCTACTCTTTTTAATGATCAAGCATCTTTCTTAGGAAAAGAAGTAAGTATTCCTCATGCTTTATTAATTGTATTAGCAACCTTTATGTATGCCATCAATGCTTTGGTGATCAAACATAAATTATCGCATATAAATCCTATAACTTTAACAACAGGATTGTTTTCTTCAATAGCAATCTTAGGATTAATAGTTTTAATCTATACAGGTTTCTTTTCAACCTTTGATTTTTCTCCAAAACAAGTCACATCTTTAGGATATATTTCCATTCTTGCTATAGCTGGAACTGCCATTGCAATGTTATTATTCAATAAATTAATGCAACATTCATCTGCTGTTTTTGTATCTTCAGTGACCTATTTAATGCCTATCGTAGCACTCCTTTGGGGTATTCTTGATGGGGAGCAGATAACCTTATTCCATATAGGTTGCTTTGGAATTATAATTATCGGTGTTTTAATGATTAATCGAAGTAAGTAA